A single region of the Candidatus Kryptoniota bacterium genome encodes:
- a CDS encoding M48 family metalloprotease: MRKIVLILLASFFALALQVATHVFVKRDNAYVREGPGSFYPLVVVLQHGNGVDRIDASGNWYKVRLKDQRTGWLAANCLADKEPQGEVIENVSKSWSSARASMTGLAAAIKGFASKYGKGEPGKIDDVFRCAVKGFTSDDVAEFNAPIASFNSKNRGRMQIDDLDLEQPDYDPSFEEQGVGVGIAARLISKGVVADPQLTRYVNLIAATIAQNSKIYDWDFTVFVLDDSSINGFACPGGYVFITYGALKACDDESMLAAIIAHEMAHVIRRHGLQEMTKRLVDIKADVAFGELEEETQENSEVDQEMETMCENSYEIVVHKRLLDYELEADKISAILCANAGYDPNGIVRMDAKVAEQLRTDPDIFGDDFSMQKTPSERVDPITSFVGKKFSQSNPGVRMKERFDSQVSGK; this comes from the coding sequence ATGCGAAAGATCGTGCTGATTTTACTCGCCTCTTTCTTCGCCCTCGCTCTTCAGGTCGCAACTCATGTCTTTGTAAAAAGAGATAACGCCTACGTTCGTGAAGGGCCCGGCTCATTTTATCCTCTGGTAGTCGTCCTTCAACATGGGAACGGCGTTGACAGGATCGATGCGTCGGGTAACTGGTACAAGGTCAGATTGAAGGATCAGCGCACCGGCTGGCTGGCAGCGAATTGCCTGGCGGACAAAGAGCCGCAGGGCGAGGTTATCGAAAATGTCAGTAAGAGTTGGAGCTCCGCGCGGGCGTCTATGACTGGATTAGCGGCGGCAATAAAAGGATTTGCTTCGAAGTACGGAAAAGGCGAACCGGGTAAGATAGACGACGTGTTCAGGTGCGCCGTGAAGGGCTTTACGTCCGACGACGTGGCAGAGTTTAATGCTCCCATCGCATCCTTCAACTCGAAGAACAGGGGAAGGATGCAGATAGACGATCTTGATCTTGAGCAACCCGATTATGATCCTTCGTTTGAAGAACAGGGCGTGGGCGTCGGAATAGCGGCACGATTGATATCGAAAGGGGTTGTCGCCGATCCTCAACTTACACGTTATGTCAACTTGATTGCAGCGACAATTGCACAGAATTCGAAAATATACGATTGGGATTTCACTGTGTTCGTGCTCGATGATTCGTCCATAAACGGTTTCGCGTGTCCTGGCGGCTATGTGTTCATCACGTATGGAGCGTTGAAGGCTTGTGACGATGAATCGATGTTAGCTGCAATAATCGCCCACGAGATGGCGCATGTAATAAGACGCCACGGGCTCCAGGAAATGACTAAGAGACTTGTGGACATCAAAGCCGATGTGGCATTTGGCGAGCTTGAGGAAGAGACTCAGGAAAATTCTGAGGTCGACCAGGAAATGGAAACCATGTGCGAAAATAGTTACGAGATAGTCGTACACAAACGGCTTCTCGATTATGAGCTCGAGGCGGATAAAATATCCGCCATTCTGTGCGCGAATGCGGGATACGATCCCAATGGCATCGTACGAATGGATGCAAAAGTCGCGGAGCAGCTCCGCACCGATCCCGATATTTTCGGTGATGATTTTTCTATGCAAAAGACTCCCAGTGAACGCGTCGATCCAATCACGAGTTTTGTAGGAAAGAAATTTTCTCAATCGAACCCCGGGGTCCGCATGAAGGAAAGATTCGATTCACAGGTCTCCGGAAAATAA
- a CDS encoding 4Fe-4S binding protein: protein MTKSGWKLVKSFRVGVSLCFATLITLLLLDVWHVLPAGLYRYVTSLQLLPSLLQIILSASGISVAGLVIVVLMTLLFGRIYCSTICPLGVLQDLLIRLSRKINKRKRFVYFRPQYWLHYLVLSLFAAMALVGGAMLIGDLVEPFSNFGRLVSVFLVPTALTLNNLTASLLGKFGVYAVSDIPIHAAQQGVIFFSLLFFVALGFLSLTEGRMFCNTFCPAGAILSLVSRISVFKLKIDKDKCNLCGACDKVCKAECVDSASGKIDFSACVGCFNCLRSCPKEGGITYELRWSQNEATSSSGINGGRRRLIQNLTIPAMAMLVAPGVAMSGKNFIKRRNPITPPGSVGVSHFTNTCTACQLCVSSCPTSVLQPSFLDYSISGMFQPTMDYSVNFCNYDCKICGDVCPTGAIKRQTVDEKKLVQIGKSKFKKEDCVVVSKKKDCAACSEHCPTKAVHTVPYESGLLLPEVDESLCIGCGACEYACPVIPNKAIKVESNPVHQIAKRPVKKQAPSPVSSPPGDFPF from the coding sequence TTGACAAAATCGGGTTGGAAACTTGTCAAGTCCTTTCGTGTAGGAGTCTCTCTCTGTTTTGCGACTCTTATCACTTTGTTGCTGCTCGATGTCTGGCATGTGCTTCCCGCCGGTCTTTACAGGTACGTAACTTCGCTTCAACTTCTTCCCTCGCTTCTGCAAATCATCCTTTCAGCCAGCGGAATCTCGGTTGCCGGATTAGTAATCGTTGTTCTGATGACTCTGCTCTTCGGAAGGATTTACTGTTCAACGATTTGCCCTCTGGGTGTTCTTCAGGATCTGTTAATCCGTCTTTCAAGAAAAATAAATAAGCGCAAGAGATTCGTTTATTTCAGACCTCAATACTGGCTTCACTACTTAGTCCTATCTCTGTTCGCTGCCATGGCCCTCGTGGGCGGTGCAATGTTGATCGGGGACCTCGTCGAGCCGTTCAGTAATTTTGGCAGGCTGGTGAGCGTCTTCCTGGTTCCGACAGCGCTCACACTTAACAATTTGACTGCCTCTCTTCTCGGCAAATTCGGCGTCTATGCAGTTTCGGACATCCCGATCCATGCCGCCCAACAAGGTGTAATATTCTTTTCGCTTCTATTCTTTGTTGCCCTGGGATTCCTCAGTCTGACTGAAGGTCGGATGTTCTGCAACACTTTTTGCCCTGCGGGAGCAATCCTAAGCCTGGTATCCCGCATTTCTGTTTTCAAACTCAAAATAGACAAGGACAAATGTAACTTATGCGGCGCCTGCGACAAGGTGTGCAAGGCAGAGTGTGTCGATAGCGCCAGCGGCAAGATCGATTTCAGCGCATGCGTCGGCTGTTTTAATTGTCTGCGATCTTGTCCTAAAGAGGGAGGCATCACCTACGAATTGAGATGGTCCCAGAACGAGGCGACTTCTTCCTCCGGCATCAATGGGGGTCGCAGGAGACTCATACAGAATTTAACAATACCGGCAATGGCAATGCTTGTCGCGCCTGGCGTTGCAATGTCAGGAAAGAACTTCATCAAAAGGCGGAACCCCATTACGCCTCCAGGTTCGGTAGGCGTCAGTCATTTTACAAACACTTGTACGGCTTGTCAACTTTGTGTGTCCTCATGCCCCACAAGCGTGCTTCAACCTTCCTTCCTCGATTATAGCATCTCCGGAATGTTCCAGCCGACAATGGATTATTCCGTCAACTTTTGCAATTATGATTGTAAGATATGCGGAGACGTATGCCCAACGGGTGCGATCAAGAGACAGACAGTCGATGAAAAGAAACTTGTACAGATCGGGAAATCGAAATTCAAAAAAGAAGACTGTGTGGTTGTATCGAAGAAGAAGGACTGCGCGGCGTGCTCCGAGCATTGTCCGACGAAGGCCGTCCACACTGTGCCCTACGAATCGGGTCTCCTCCTTCCGGAAGTCGATGAGAGCTTATGCATCGGTTGCGGTGCTTGTGAATACGCCTGCCCTGTCATCCCGAACAAGGCGATCAAAGTCGAATCCAATCCTGTGCATCAGATAGCAAAGCGGCCAGTCAAGAAACAGGCTCCTTCCCCCGTCTCCTCCCCACCCGGCGATTTTCCCTTCTAG
- a CDS encoding DUF362 domain-containing protein translates to MDRRSFVKQSVGASIALGAFLKTGNLFGELARMSPVYDLVAVRGGEPDVMFDEGIKSFGGIRTFVKKGSRVLVKPNIGWDVSPERAANTNPKLVFRIIQHCLDAGAKEVSVVDHPCDEWHRCYSDSGIEKAVKDAGGKIVPGSSESYYHDVKVPNGKSLTSSQEHEVILESDVFINVPILKSHSGTKLTAGMKNLMGNVWDREYWHRVDVNQCIADFSTYRKPTLNVLDAYYVMKENGPRGISEADLVLMKSLLISTDIVALDAAGAKLFGIQPDDVTHIKIASDMKIGRTDLENLNIKRITV, encoded by the coding sequence ATGGATCGTAGATCCTTTGTAAAGCAAAGCGTGGGGGCGTCAATAGCGCTAGGCGCATTCCTGAAAACCGGAAACCTGTTCGGCGAATTGGCACGCATGAGTCCCGTATATGACCTGGTGGCGGTCAGGGGTGGAGAGCCAGATGTCATGTTCGATGAAGGTATCAAGTCATTCGGTGGTATCCGGACTTTCGTGAAGAAGGGGAGCCGAGTTTTGGTGAAGCCGAACATCGGATGGGACGTGTCTCCCGAAAGAGCAGCAAACACGAACCCGAAACTGGTCTTCCGGATAATTCAGCACTGCCTCGATGCCGGGGCAAAGGAAGTGAGTGTGGTCGATCATCCATGCGACGAATGGCATCGATGTTACTCCGACAGCGGTATCGAGAAGGCAGTCAAAGACGCCGGGGGAAAAATTGTCCCGGGTTCGAGTGAAAGTTATTATCACGACGTTAAGGTCCCGAACGGCAAGTCTCTTACCTCTTCGCAAGAACACGAAGTAATTCTTGAATCGGACGTGTTCATTAACGTACCGATTCTCAAGTCTCACAGCGGCACGAAGCTCACGGCAGGGATGAAGAACCTGATGGGCAATGTATGGGACCGCGAATACTGGCACCGGGTCGACGTTAATCAGTGCATCGCTGACTTCTCAACATATCGTAAGCCGACTCTCAATGTCCTCGACGCGTACTACGTTATGAAAGAAAATGGTCCGCGCGGAATTTCGGAAGCTGACTTGGTATTGATGAAGTCACTACTTATCAGCACAGATATTGTGGCACTCGACGCTGCAGGCGCAAAATTATTTGGTATACAGCCTGACGATGTCACGCATATCAAGATCGCTTCCGATATGAAAATCGGGCGCACCGACCTGGAGAATCTAAACATTAAGCGGATTACTGTTTGA
- the rpmG gene encoding 50S ribosomal protein L33, with amino-acid sequence MREIVTLECTVCKHRNYTTTKNKRKQTGRVEYKKYCRFCNKHTSHKETK; translated from the coding sequence ATGAGAGAAATTGTAACGTTGGAATGCACGGTTTGCAAACATCGTAACTATACTACGACTAAGAATAAAAGGAAGCAAACGGGGAGAGTGGAATACAAAAAGTATTGCCGCTTTTGCAATAAGCATACCTCCCA
- a CDS encoding proline iminopeptidase-family hydrolase: MKILIPLIAIELAISSVAVCQLSGTSDGKNSVYEIKQGFVDANGVLIYYEEIGKGNPLMIVHGGPGASHDYFLPYLLPLARSFRLIFIDERGSGQSSKLQDPSGYTVENMVEDVEAVRQALGLGTMSLLGHSYGGVLAQAYALKYQRNLSHLILCSTFPSTSQMNEVFKRMISNLSPDLRNRIDSLEKSGLFGHGQVYEKNRYTNDYMIAAWGEAYFPYLYQHRPDPNYDPVANGIMSWELYKEMWGSDGEFVIDGNLKSVEYVDKLPAIKVKTLITCGDHDECDQSLSEEMHEKIDGSKLVVFPQSGHMTFVDQPDVFIKTIYEFLH; the protein is encoded by the coding sequence GTGAAAATTTTAATCCCGTTGATTGCAATCGAGCTGGCGATTTCGTCGGTGGCAGTCTGTCAGTTAAGTGGAACATCCGACGGAAAGAACTCGGTATATGAAATCAAGCAAGGTTTCGTGGATGCGAATGGGGTACTCATCTACTACGAAGAAATCGGTAAAGGCAATCCCCTCATGATAGTGCACGGAGGGCCTGGAGCGTCGCACGATTACTTCCTGCCTTATCTTCTACCTCTTGCCAGAAGCTTCAGGTTAATTTTCATCGACGAGAGAGGATCGGGCCAATCCTCCAAGCTTCAGGATCCATCAGGGTACACCGTCGAGAATATGGTTGAAGACGTAGAGGCGGTCAGGCAAGCTCTTGGGCTCGGGACGATGAGCCTCCTCGGCCATTCATACGGCGGAGTACTCGCCCAGGCGTACGCCCTGAAGTACCAGAGGAATTTGTCGCATCTGATTCTGTGCAGTACATTTCCGAGTACTTCGCAGATGAATGAAGTTTTCAAAAGAATGATCTCAAATTTGTCGCCTGATCTTCGAAATCGAATCGACAGTCTGGAAAAGAGCGGGCTCTTCGGTCATGGACAGGTGTATGAGAAAAACAGATATACCAACGACTACATGATCGCAGCGTGGGGCGAAGCTTACTTTCCCTATCTGTACCAGCATAGGCCCGACCCGAATTACGATCCTGTCGCGAATGGTATTATGTCGTGGGAGCTCTACAAAGAAATGTGGGGTTCGGACGGTGAATTCGTAATCGACGGCAATTTGAAATCGGTGGAGTACGTCGATAAGTTGCCTGCAATAAAAGTGAAAACTCTAATTACCTGCGGCGATCACGACGAGTGCGACCAATCTCTATCTGAAGAGATGCATGAGAAGATCGATGGATCAAAACTGGTGGTGTTTCCACAGAGTGGCCATATGACATTTGTAGATCAGCCTGACGTGTTTATCAAAACCATCTACGAATTCCTGCACTGA